The following coding sequences lie in one Sorghum bicolor cultivar BTx623 chromosome 6, Sorghum_bicolor_NCBIv3, whole genome shotgun sequence genomic window:
- the LOC8082854 gene encoding pentatricopeptide repeat-containing protein At2g20540, translating into MAAPSLWQLEDAAIARLRACATFRDLLRAHGLAVRLCLSQSSYVATQIVHVCNGHGRAAHAARVFAHVPAPNLHLHNAMIKAYAQNHLHRDAVEVYVRMLRCLPDPSSSGGFSVGDRFTYPFLLKACGGLAASQLGRQVHAHVARSGCESHAIVQNSLIEMYTRCGDLSLARKVFDGMREKDAVSWNTLISAHARMGQMRKARELFHSMPDKTVVSWTALVSGYTAVGDFAGAVEVFRQMQMEGFEPDDVSIVAVLPACAQLGALELGRWIYAYCNKHGMLGKIYICNALMEMYAKCGCIEEALQLFHGMSEKDVISWSTAIGGLAAHGRAREAVKLFEVMDREGRVMPNGITFVGLLSACSHAGLLDEGLRYFDRMKEEYGVEPSVEHYGCVVDLLGRSGRIQRALDTIGGMPIPPDGKIWGSLLSACRSHSDVDTAVVAAERLVELEPEDVGNLVMLANVYAAAGRWGNVASTRKEIRSRSTRKTPGCSMIEVDNVVREFVAGEDLGPELGGIAAIIDILASQLADDEELVDSDCGGDVNVFASG; encoded by the coding sequence ATGGCGGCGCCGTCGCTGTGGCAGCTGGAGGACGCGGCCATCGCGAGGCTCCGCGCCTGCGCCACGTTCCGGGACCTCCTCCGAGCGCACGGCCTCGCCGTGCGGCTGTGCCTCTCCCAGAGCAGCTACGTCGCCACCCAGATCGTGCACGTCTGCAACGGTCACGGCCGCGCCGCGCACGCCGCGCGGGTTTTCGCCCACGTCCCCGCCCCGAACCTCCACCTCCACAACGCCATGATCAAGGCCTACGCGCAGAACCACCTCCACCGCGACGCGGTCGAGGTCTACGTCCGCATGCTCAGGTGCCTCCCGGACCCTTCTTCGAGCGGTGGCTTCTCCGTCGGCGACCGGTTCACGTACCCGTTCCTCCTCAAGGCCTGCGGCGGCCTCGCGGCTTCTCAGCTCGGCAGGCAGGTGCACGCGCACGTGGCGAGGTCTGGGTGCGAGTCACACGCCATCGTACAGAACTCCCTGATCGAGATGTATACGCGCTGCGGGGATTTGTCGCTCGCGCGCAAGGTGTTCGATGGAATGCGGGAGAAGGACGCGGTCTCCTGGAACACGCTCATCTCTGCGCACGCGAGAATGGGGCAGATGAGGAAGGCACGGGAATTGTTCCATTCGATGCCGGACAAGACGGTGGTTTCCTGGACTGCCTTGGTGTCCGGATACACCGCGGTTGGGGACTTCGCAGGTGCAGTCGAGGTGTTCAGGCAGATGCAGATGGAAGGATTTGAACCAGACGACGTGAGCATCGTTGCGGTGCTGCCGGCCTGCGCCCAACTCGGTGCCCTGGAGCTTGGCCGGTGGATATATGCTTACTGCAACAAGCACGGCATGCTGGGAAAGATATACATTTGCAATGCGCTGATGGAGATGTACGCGAAGTGCGGGTGCATCGAGGAAGCGCTGCAGCTTTTCCATGGCATGTCCGAGAAGGATGTCATCTCATGGAGCACAGCAATTGGTGGCCTCGCGGCACACGGGAGAGCACGTGAGGCTGTGAAGCTGTTTGAGGTGATGGATAGAGAAGGAAGGGTGATGCCAAATGGCATCACATTCGTGGGGCTCTTGTCAGCCTGCTCCCACGCTGGGCTCCTGGACGAAGGCCTGCGCTACTTTGATCGAATGAAGGAAGAATATGGTGTGGAACCCAGCGTCGAGCACTATGGCTGCGTTGTTGACCTCCTCGGCCGGTCAGGGCGAATCCAGCGCGCTCTTGACACCATAGGAGGCATGCCGATCCCCCCGGATGGCAAGATATGGGGGTCACTGCTCAGCGCGTGCCGCAGCCACAGCGACGTCGACACAGCCGTGGTGGCGGCCGAGCGGCTTGTCGAGCTGGAGCCAGAGGACGTGGGCAACCTCGTCATGCTGGCCAATGTGTACGCCGCTGCGGGCCGGTGGGGCAACGTGGCCAGTACGAGGAAGGAGATACGGAGCCGGAGCACGAGGAAGACGCCCGGGTGCAGCATGATCGAGGTGGACAACGTGGTGCGCGAGTTCGTCGCCGGGGAGGACCTGGGTCCTGAGTTGGGAGGCATTGCTGCCATAATTGATATCCTGGCCTCGCAGCTTGCTGACGATGAAGAATTAGTTGATTCAGATTGTGGAGGTGATGTGAATGTGTTTGCTAGTGGGTAG